The stretch of DNA AAAATCCCAAGCGGCAATGCGATGGCGGGAGAGGTGTTCGCCTTTTCGGGTCGAACCGGCGAACTGCTGTGGAACAACGTTCAGGCGGACTGGGGGTTCGGATTCAACATCACTACCGGAACCGACTTCACCGGCGACAACGTTCCCGACGTGCTTTCGCGTCGGTGGCCCGACGAGAAGATCGTCGTCATCAGCGGCGCCAGCGGCCACATCGTCGCATCACATATCCCACCGAGCATCGGCAACAAGTGGGGTTCCAACATGGCCCTCGCCGACGTCAACGCCGACGGCAAACTCGACCTCGTTGGCATGCGACTGTCGGACGGGCGATTCGGCCTGGATGTCGTCAATCCGCGCACGGCCCGCATTCTCCACTGGGCGGAGGGATTGAATCCGAGTCATTGGTTCTCCTACTACTTCGGCAACGAGATGGCTGTGGCCGATGTGAACGGCGACGGTTCCGCCGACTTCGTCATCGGCTCAGTCGGAAGCGGCGTGCAGGTGTTCGGCGGCAGCCCCCTGCTGCTCAACCTGGTCAGCCGCATCACGAACTACGACCTTACTCGCGGCGAGCCCTACGGCTTCACCGTCGGCGGGGGCACGCCGGGGCGCACGATGCACCTGCTTGGCTCGATTAGCGGCAACGGGTGCACGTTCATCCCGCAACTGGGCATCTGCATCGATCTCGATCAGTGCATCTACCGACTCGGCGCGGCGGTCACCGACCCCGAGCGCGTGGCCCACTTTTCGGTGCAGGTGCCGCTCAACATTCCACTCGGCCCTGTCTGGCTCCAGACCGTGGATCCCGCCGACCCGAGTCGCGGCCCGATCACCAGCAACGTGATGCGGCTCGAAGTCGTCGACTGAAATTAACTCTTGACGGAGACAACCATGAAGAGCAGACTTCAGCGCACGGCATGGCATGATGGACTGGTGTCCAGCCTTCTTGTTCTCATTGGATCGTCCGCAACGGCAATGGCGCAGGACGGCCTGCCGTACACCATTACGCCACCCGAAGGCGCAGTCAGTTTCGGACGCGTGGTTGCCAGCGGCGGCGATGCGGACGGAGACCAACGGCCCGACATATTCGTCGGCGATCCCGGCGTAATGGAAAACGGCCTTTGGATCGGCCGCTGGGCGATGTACAGCGGCCGCGACGGATCGCTCCTCTGGTCCGCGGCGGGCAATCGGCCGCAGGCTCAGCAGGATGAACCGTACACCCGCGCCGATTTCATCGGCGACATCGACGGCGACGATCGCGATGACGTGATCATCGGCCTGCGCCAGGCGAATGAATCGCGCGGTCTCGTGCAGATCTACTCCGGCGCGACGGGAGTCCTGTTAGCCGAGTACATGGGCGCTGAACCACTCGACCAGATGGGCCGCGATGTCGCGGGCGTGGGTGACATCGATGGAGATCGCGTACCCGACTACGCCTACGTCGCTCGCGCGGAAGATGCGGGTTTTGTCATCGTGCGCAGCGGCGCCACGCGCGAGGTGATTCGACAGATCACCCCACCACCGCCATGGAAACCGCGGCGCATCGTCGATGGCGGCGATATGGACGGAGACGACGTGTCGGACCTCGTCATCGGCACGTTCATTGGAGGCTATCCGGGGGCCCCGACCTACGGCGGGCTGTTCGCCGTCTCCGGCCGCACCGGGCGATACCTCGTCAAGCAGCTCAATCCGCGCGCCGTGAGCAGTTTCGGCTGGTCGATGGCGGCCGGACGAGATCTGAGTGGCGATGGAATACCTGACATTGCCACCTGGCAGCAGTTCTACGAGATCGGCGTCGCCGTGTTTTCGGGAGCGGACGGAGAGCGTCTTGGGCTTATTCCCCTTCCCGACAACGAATACTCGCATTACTGGGGCAGCACGCTTGCGTTGGCGGATGTGAATGGAGACGGGCGAAGCGAAGTCGTTGGCATGTCTCTCGGCATCACGTATTTTGCCGTCGATGCCCTGATCCCATCGACAGCAAGGGTCATCCACTCGGGAGTCGGCGTTTGGGCAAGAGTGATCAACTTGTGGGCGGGAAACGAGATGACGGTCGCCGACGTGAATGGCGACGGGGCGGATGAGTTCATTATCGGCTCGCGCGGCGGCGGCGTGCGCGTCATCGGCGGCAGTCCGCTGCTGCTCGACTTCGCCCAGCGCGTCTTCACCTACGACATCACCCCCGGCCAGTACTACGACTTCACCGTCGGCGGCGGAAAACCGGGCCGCGTGATTCACCTGCTCGGCTCCATCACCGGCAACGGCTGCACCTTCATCCAGCAACTGGGCATCTGCATCGATCTTGATCAACGCATCTACAACCTCGGTCATGCAACGACTGATTCCGATCGCGTCGCACACTTCACCGTCGACATTCCGACCCGCATCCCCCGCGGCCCCATCTGGCTCCAGGCCGTCGATCCCGCCGACCCGACGCGCGGCCCCATCACCAGCAACGTGATGCAGCTCGAAGTAACGGACTGACCAGCACCGCTGACGGAGACAATCATGAAGTACACGCTTCGGCGCTCTGTTTCGCTTGCCGTGTTTACATACGGGGTTCTGGTTCTCATCGGATCCTCCGCATCCGCACTGGCGCAGGACGGACTGCCATACACCATTACGCCACCCGAAGGCGCAGTCAGCTTCGGGCGCGTACTTGCCAGCGGTAGCGATGCCGATGGCGATGACCTCCCCGACATCTTTGTTGGCGATCCGGGCGTCAAACGGGATGGCGAGTGGGTCGGCCGCTGGTCCATGTACAGCGGCCGCGACGGCTCGCTGCTCTGGAGCGTGCTCGGTTCGGAGCCCCATGGCGGGGTATTCGAGCCCGACGCCAGTGTGACCTTCATTGCCGATCTCGATGGCGATGGTCGCGACGATGTGCTTCTCGGCCTGCACGAAGCAAGGCAATTCGCTGGCGTCGTGCAGATTTATTCGGGGCGGACGGGTGAGTTGATTCGCCAGTACGTCGGCGAGCGTGGGGAAGACCTCGGTTACGACGTGGCGCGAATCGGCGATCTCGACGGCGATCACGTTGATGACTTCGCCTATACCGGCAAGCTCGAATCGCGTGGACTGACCTACGTGCGCAGCGGCGCCACAGCTGATCTGCTGCTTGCCATCGACCCGCCGGGCGACTGGTCGACGCGCCGATTGGCTGGAACCGGCGATCTCAATGGCGATCACGTACCCGATCTCATCCTCGCGACCTACCAGGGAGGCTTTGGCAACTTTCTCACAAGCCGGCAGTTTGCCGTCTCCGGCGCCAACGGCAAGGCGCTGTGGCAGGTCATTCAGCCTGTCGGGCTGGTCGCTGGCGCGGGGCTTGCAGCCGGGGTCGACCTCACCGGAGATGATGTGCCCGATGTGGCTTTGTGGGTGTCGAGTCGTGACACGATCATGATCCTTTCCGGCGCAACGGGTGAAACGGTCGTCTCGTATCTGGCACCTCTCCCTGGAACGGACTGGGGACGGACTTTGCTGTTCTGCGATGTGAACGCCGATGGTCGCCCGGACCTCGCCGCCGCACGATACGGCAGCAGCTTCGGCATCGATGTGGTCAACCCGCTCACCGGCCGCGTGCTGCACTCGATCGTCGGAACGGGCGGTGACCTCAACTCGGCGGATCAGATTGCGATGGCCGACGTGAACGGCGACGGAGCGGACGATCTCATCATCGGTTCGGGTGGAAATGGAGTGCCCGTCTTCGGCGGCAGCCCCCTGCTGCTCAACTTTGAGCGGCGCCGCGACAACTACGAAGTTTCCGTCGGTGAGCCCTACGACTTCACCGTCGGCGGGGGCACGCCGGGGCGCACGGTGCACCTGCTCGGCTCCATCACCGGTAACGGGTGCACGTTCGTGCCGCAACTGGGCATCTGCATCGATCTCGATCAGCGCATCTACCGCCTCGGCGCGGCCATCACCGACCCTAAGCGCGTGGCGCACTTTACGGTGCAGGTGCCGCTCAACATGCCACTCGGCCCCGTCTGGCTCCAGGCGCTGGACGTCAACGACCCCGGCCGCGGGCCCATCACGAGCAACGTGATGCAGCTGCAAGTTGTGCAGCCTTAGGAGCGCATCACATGTGCCGCGAGCTCAATTCACTCCGGTCGCGCCTCATCGTTGAGTTGCCTCACGAGGCGCAGCGCTTCTTCAACGTGCGCCGTCGGGCGGAACTGTGAATCGAAGATGTGCCGCACGACGCCGCGGCGGTCGATGATGTACGTCGTCCGGCCGGGCAGCAGGCCGAAGGTGCGCGGCACGCCGAACAGGCGGCGCACCTTGCCGCCGCGATCGCTCAACAGCGTGAAGGGCAGGTGGTGGCGCTGGGCGAAGCTCTCGTGCGACTGGCTCGTGTCGCTGCTGATGCCGATCACCGTCGCGCCGGCGTCGGCGAAGGCTTCGTGCCCGTCGCGAAACGAGCAGGCCTGCCGCGTGCAGCCCATCGAGCCGTCCCTTGGATAGAAAAAGAGCACCACGCAGCCCGAGTCGAGGTAATCGTGCAGGCGCACGGCCCGTCCCTGCGCATC from Phycisphaerales bacterium encodes:
- a CDS encoding VCBS repeat-containing protein — protein: MAATLQSHAAKRIGNSMAALVFGAVIAGPALGQGGLPYTIEPPQDSVDFGRSVASGGDIDGDGLPDIFVSDPAYANQNGVVGRWFVFSGADGSMIWSVTGERPCESFQEYNIVGAFIDDLDGDERAELIVGVPTADSRAGVAYVLSGRTGDRIFEYAGAGPEHKFGKDVTGLSDLNGDRVPEFAIITDAQTPGSVVVYNGATGVPLLQSPASRYPASQVRDGGDLDGDTISDIVVGTRKIPSGNAMAGEVFAFSGRTGELLWNNVQADWGFGFNITTGTDFTGDNVPDVLSRRWPDEKIVVISGASGHIVASHIPPSIGNKWGSNMALADVNADGKLDLVGMRLSDGRFGLDVVNPRTARILHWAEGLNPSHWFSYYFGNEMAVADVNGDGSADFVIGSVGSGVQVFGGSPLLLNLVSRITNYDLTRGEPYGFTVGGGTPGRTMHLLGSISGNGCTFIPQLGICIDLDQCIYRLGAAVTDPERVAHFSVQVPLNIPLGPVWLQTVDPADPSRGPITSNVMRLEVVD
- a CDS encoding VCBS repeat-containing protein; translation: MKYTLRRSVSLAVFTYGVLVLIGSSASALAQDGLPYTITPPEGAVSFGRVLASGSDADGDDLPDIFVGDPGVKRDGEWVGRWSMYSGRDGSLLWSVLGSEPHGGVFEPDASVTFIADLDGDGRDDVLLGLHEARQFAGVVQIYSGRTGELIRQYVGERGEDLGYDVARIGDLDGDHVDDFAYTGKLESRGLTYVRSGATADLLLAIDPPGDWSTRRLAGTGDLNGDHVPDLILATYQGGFGNFLTSRQFAVSGANGKALWQVIQPVGLVAGAGLAAGVDLTGDDVPDVALWVSSRDTIMILSGATGETVVSYLAPLPGTDWGRTLLFCDVNADGRPDLAAARYGSSFGIDVVNPLTGRVLHSIVGTGGDLNSADQIAMADVNGDGADDLIIGSGGNGVPVFGGSPLLLNFERRRDNYEVSVGEPYDFTVGGGTPGRTVHLLGSITGNGCTFVPQLGICIDLDQRIYRLGAAITDPKRVAHFTVQVPLNMPLGPVWLQALDVNDPGRGPITSNVMQLQVVQP
- a CDS encoding peroxiredoxin, whose translation is MSNRPRIKVGDPAPDFTLPDAQGRAVRLHDYLDSGCVVLFFYPRDGSMGCTRQACSFRDGHEAFADAGATVIGISSDTSQSHESFAQRHHLPFTLLSDRGGKVRRLFGVPRTFGLLPGRTTYIIDRRGVVRHIFDSQFRPTAHVEEALRLVRQLNDEARPE